In the genome of Triticum urartu cultivar G1812 chromosome 5, Tu2.1, whole genome shotgun sequence, one region contains:
- the LOC125555482 gene encoding pectinesterase inhibitor 8-like: MRPPAALVVVTAVLLVLCGVDATVETTCKAAADEDAHVNYNFCVSKLRKHYQSSDADTWGLAKIAANMGVNNAYGAIHDIERLLAKPSMDAKTKVALGQCQGLYDNMKFAFAGAYDEINGRNYAAGKEEAAKAVSLAHQCDDAFVKAAVPSPLKQRSLYSVQTAIVCTAITNLIK, from the coding sequence ATGAGGCCACCGGCAGCTCTTGTGGTCGTAACCGCCGTCCTTCTCGTGTTGTGCGGTGTCGACGCGACCGTGGAAACAACCTGCAAGGCGGCGGCCGATGAGGATGCGCATGTCAACTACAACTTCTGCGTGTCGAAATTGAGAAAGCACTACCAGAGCTCCGACGCAGACACATGGGGCCTGGCCAAGATAGCCGCTAACATGGGCGTCAACAACGCCTATGGTGCCATCCATGACATCGAGCGCCTACTAGCGAAGCCGAGCATGGATGCCAAGACGAAGGTCGCCCTTGGGCAATGCCAGGGGCTGTACGACAACATGAAGTTCGCGTTTGCTGGAGCCTACGACGAGATCAACGGCCGGAATTACGCCGCGGGGAAAGAGGAGGCCGCAAAGGCCGTCTCCCTGGCGCACCAGTGCGATGATGCCTTTGTGAAGGCCGCCGTCCCGTCACCTCTCAAGCAACGTAGCCTCTACTCCGTGCAGACAGCGATAGTTTGCACGGCCATCACTAACCTTATCAAGTGA
- the LOC125507282 gene encoding glutathione S-transferase 4-like, translating to MAPMKVYGWAVSPWMARVLVCLEEAGAEYEFVPMSRNGGDHRLPEHLARNPFGEIPVLEDGDLTLYQSRAIARHILRKCKPEFLGAGSLKESAMVDVWVDVDAHQLEPVLKPIVFNCIINPFVGRDVDQGLVDESVEKLKKLLEVYEARLSSNKYLAGDFVSFADLTHFSFMRYFMATEHAVVLDVYPHVKAWWEALLARPSVKKVIAGMPPDFGFGSGNIP from the exons atgGCGCCTATGAAGGTGTACGGCTGGGCGGTGTCGCCATGGATGGCGCGGGTCCTCGTCTGCCTGGAGGAGGCCGGTGCCGAGTACGAGTTCGTGCCCATGAGCAGGAACGGCGGCGACCACCGGCTGCCGGAGCACCTCGCCAGAAAC CCCTTCGGCGAGATCCCGGTGCTGGAGGACGGCGATCTGACGCTCTACC AATCCCGTGCCATCGCAAGGCATATTCTGCGCAAATGCAAGCCCGAGTTTCTAGGAGCGGGCAGCCTCAAGGAGTCGGCGATGGTGGACGTATGGGTCGACGTGGATGCCCACCAGCTTGAGCCCGTACTCAAGCCCATCGTGTTTAACTGCATCATCAACCCGTTCGTTGGGAGGGACGTCGACCAGGGCCTCGTCGATGAGAGCGTCGAGAAGCTCAAGAAGCTGCTGGAGGTGTATGAGGCGAGGCTCTCAAGCAACAAGTACTTGGCCGGTGATTTCGTCAGCTTCGCCGACCTCACCCATTTCTCCTTCATGCGCTATTTCATGGCGACGGAGCATGCGGTTGTGCTCGATGTGTATCCGCACGTAAAGGCATGGTGGGAGGCGCTGCTGGCAAGGCCGTCGGTCAAGAAGGTGATAGCTGGCATGCCTCCGGACTTTGGATTCGGGAGCGGGAACATACCATGA